One genomic segment of Paenibacillus durus includes these proteins:
- a CDS encoding phosphotransferase: protein MDGWSHLLQGKLGVWVKRIFGRGYHPEEVVQLRGGAQKVVYLVRCSNGFRFILYVWDLRMNYFREELEQEEQSEPISGYGGKQFQTVNAYLRNLQVRTPELYHFAPGGLEGEADFAFVEYIDGKEASDFFQADPEIQDQVFEPLSGMLNRMHQQTRGHWGKLHEPIPEAPSGCHLPMLTNAYRQLEYLSANISEFQNHHGKFVQVIEDLAAKIVTRSCYSFIHAELGPNHVLVDDQLRPWLIDIEGALFFDPEYEHSFMEFRFDNYRRYLKHTQLDPHRMAFYKLYHHISYSAGPHRLLQRGYPDAELVKQIMEFNTQSAFQILTDYL from the coding sequence ATGGACGGATGGAGTCATTTATTACAGGGAAAACTCGGGGTTTGGGTAAAAAGGATTTTTGGAAGGGGTTATCATCCGGAAGAGGTAGTGCAGCTGCGCGGCGGAGCGCAGAAAGTCGTTTATTTGGTTCGTTGTTCGAACGGCTTTCGTTTTATTCTGTATGTTTGGGATTTGCGGATGAACTACTTTCGGGAAGAGCTGGAGCAAGAGGAACAATCGGAACCCATATCCGGTTACGGGGGGAAACAATTTCAAACGGTTAACGCCTATCTGAGGAACCTTCAGGTTCGTACACCGGAACTCTATCACTTTGCACCGGGAGGTCTTGAGGGCGAGGCGGATTTCGCATTTGTCGAGTACATCGATGGAAAAGAAGCCTCGGATTTCTTTCAAGCTGATCCCGAAATTCAAGATCAAGTATTCGAACCTCTTTCCGGGATGTTGAACCGAATGCATCAACAAACTAGGGGACATTGGGGGAAACTACATGAACCGATACCGGAAGCGCCTTCCGGGTGTCATTTACCCATGTTGACAAATGCTTACCGGCAGCTGGAATATTTGTCCGCTAATATTTCGGAATTTCAGAATCATCACGGCAAGTTTGTTCAAGTAATAGAAGATTTAGCTGCAAAAATCGTAACAAGATCGTGTTACAGCTTTATCCATGCTGAGCTGGGACCGAACCATGTTCTCGTGGACGATCAGTTGCGTCCGTGGCTGATCGATATCGAAGGTGCCTTGTTTTTCGATCCTGAATATGAACACAGCTTCATGGAGTTCCGGTTCGACAACTACAGACGTTACTTGAAGCATACTCAGCTGGACCCCCATAGAATGGCTTTCTATAAGCTGTATCATCATATTTCCTACAGTGCCGGTCCCCACCGGTTGCTTCAAAGAGGATATCCGGACGCAGAATTAGTTAAACAAATCATGGAGTTTAATACGCAGAGTGCCTTTCAGATTCTTACAGATTATTTATAG
- the ppsA gene encoding phosphoenolpyruvate synthase — MSCLVLDFQEMDETQLLLIGGKGLHLGELSKMEGIQVPEGFCVTTAAYQEAIEHNETYYALLNRLTPLKVEDRDQIGEISREIRQIIMEATIPSDVVEAVTQYLSRFGDEHAYAVRSSATAEDLPHASFAGQQDTYLNIIGKESIMQHISKCWASLFTERAVIYRMQNGFDHSQVYLSVIVQRMVFPQASGILYTADPINSNRKLLSINASFGLGEALVSGLVSADCYKVREEEIVEKRIATKKLAIYGLKEGGTETRQIDPDRQKIQTLSKQQILQLAHIGRQIEAYFGCPQDIEWCLADDTFYIVQSRPITTLYPIPEANDQENHVYISVGHQQMMADPIKPLGLSFYLLITPAPMRKAGGRLFVDVAPRLATSVGREALLNTLASDPLIKGALMTIIERDFIKLLPNDQTAQILGRSNTDMLAQFENDPTIVSDLIKRSQASIEELKQNIQAKSGSDLFDFILEDIQQLKKILFDPQSTAVFMAAINATSWINENMNEWLGEKNAADTLSQSVSNNITSEMGLALLGVADVIRPYPEVIDYLQHAKEDNFLDELVKFDGGSEAQDAIYDYLSKYGMRCAGEIDITKTRWSEKPITLVPMILGNIKNFEPNAGNRKFEQGRRVALEKEQELIDRLKQLPDGEQKAKETKRMIDLIRNFIGYREYPKYGKVSRYFVYKQALLKEAEQLVQAGVIHDKEDIYYLTFEELHEAVRTNKVDYQIITKRIDEYKLYEKLTPPRIITSDGEIITGEYNRENLPANAIVGLPVSSGVIEGRARVILNMENADLEDGDILVTSFTDPGWTPLFVSIKGLVTEVGGLMTHGAVIAREYGLPAVVGVENATKLIKDGQRIRVNGTEGYIEILERH, encoded by the coding sequence ATGAGTTGTTTGGTTCTTGATTTTCAGGAAATGGATGAAACGCAGCTTTTGCTCATTGGCGGGAAAGGGCTGCATTTAGGGGAGTTATCAAAAATGGAAGGAATACAAGTACCAGAAGGCTTCTGTGTTACAACGGCGGCATATCAAGAAGCCATCGAACATAACGAAACTTATTATGCTTTGCTCAATCGACTAACCCCGCTAAAAGTGGAGGATCGAGATCAAATTGGCGAAATCAGCAGGGAAATCCGACAAATCATTATGGAAGCAACAATTCCTTCCGATGTTGTGGAAGCAGTTACTCAATATCTCTCCCGGTTTGGTGATGAACATGCTTATGCGGTGCGTTCTAGTGCGACTGCCGAAGATCTGCCGCATGCCTCTTTTGCCGGTCAACAAGACACCTATTTAAATATCATCGGCAAAGAATCAATTATGCAGCATATCAGTAAATGTTGGGCTTCCCTGTTCACGGAGCGCGCGGTAATCTACCGTATGCAGAATGGATTCGACCACAGCCAGGTTTATTTATCCGTTATCGTTCAAAGGATGGTTTTCCCGCAGGCCTCAGGGATTTTATATACCGCTGATCCGATTAACTCCAACCGAAAGCTGCTGTCCATCAATGCCAGTTTTGGGCTTGGAGAAGCACTGGTCTCCGGCTTGGTATCTGCCGATTGTTATAAAGTGCGGGAAGAGGAAATCGTCGAGAAGAGGATCGCAACCAAAAAATTGGCTATCTATGGACTAAAGGAAGGCGGAACCGAGACCCGGCAGATCGATCCCGATCGGCAAAAGATTCAAACCCTTTCTAAGCAGCAAATTTTACAACTGGCACACATCGGAAGACAAATCGAAGCTTATTTTGGCTGCCCGCAAGATATCGAATGGTGTTTGGCTGATGATACCTTTTATATTGTCCAGAGTCGGCCAATCACTACTTTATACCCGATCCCTGAAGCGAATGATCAAGAAAATCACGTCTATATCTCTGTTGGTCATCAACAAATGATGGCAGATCCCATAAAACCATTGGGATTGTCTTTTTACCTGTTAATTACTCCTGCACCTATGCGTAAAGCCGGTGGGAGGTTGTTTGTTGATGTTGCACCTAGGCTGGCTACATCTGTCGGCCGGGAAGCTTTATTAAATACCCTGGCATCCGATCCGCTCATAAAAGGCGCACTCATGACCATAATAGAGCGAGATTTTATAAAATTGTTACCAAATGATCAAACAGCACAGATTCTGGGCAGAAGTAATACAGATATGCTGGCACAATTCGAGAACGATCCGACAATCGTTTCTGATTTGATTAAGCGTAGTCAAGCATCGATAGAAGAGTTAAAACAAAACATCCAAGCGAAATCGGGATCCGATTTATTTGATTTTATTCTGGAAGATATCCAGCAATTAAAGAAGATCTTATTTGACCCGCAAAGTACGGCTGTGTTTATGGCTGCTATAAATGCTACATCATGGATCAATGAAAACATGAACGAGTGGTTAGGCGAAAAAAACGCAGCAGATACGCTTTCTCAATCTGTATCAAACAATATTACTTCAGAAATGGGTCTGGCGCTACTGGGGGTCGCGGATGTGATTCGTCCATACCCGGAAGTCATTGACTATTTGCAGCATGCAAAAGAAGATAACTTTCTGGATGAACTGGTTAAGTTTGATGGAGGAAGTGAAGCCCAAGACGCTATCTATGATTATCTCAGCAAATACGGAATGCGATGTGCCGGAGAAATCGATATTACGAAAACTCGTTGGAGTGAAAAACCAATCACACTTGTTCCCATGATTCTTGGTAACATCAAAAACTTTGAGCCAAATGCCGGCAATCGGAAATTTGAGCAAGGGCGGCGCGTTGCTTTAGAAAAAGAACAAGAGTTAATCGATCGATTGAAGCAATTACCGGATGGTGAACAAAAAGCCAAAGAAACCAAACGAATGATCGACCTCATCCGGAATTTCATCGGCTACCGGGAATATCCAAAATACGGCAAAGTAAGTCGCTACTTCGTTTATAAGCAGGCTTTACTGAAAGAAGCCGAACAACTCGTTCAAGCTGGCGTTATCCATGACAAAGAAGATATATACTATCTCACTTTTGAAGAACTTCACGAAGCCGTACGCACCAATAAAGTGGATTATCAGATCATCACCAAACGAATAGACGAGTACAAATTGTATGAAAAGCTAACTCCTCCACGTATTATCACGTCTGACGGTGAAATCATTACGGGTGAGTACAATCGAGAAAATTTGCCGGCTAATGCGATTGTAGGTCTACCTGTTTCTTCCGGAGTGATAGAAGGAAGAGCGCGTGTCATTTTAAACATGGAAAATGCCGATCTGGAAGATGGAGATATATTAGTCACCTCCTTTACTGACCCGGGCTGGACACCCTTATTTGTATCCATAAAAGGTCTAGTCACCGAAGTTGGCGGACTGATGACCCATGGAGCAGTTATCGCGCGTGAGTATGGCTTGCCGGCAGTTGTCGGAGTGGAGAATGCAACCAAACTGATCAAAGACGGGCAACGAATTCGCGTGAATGGAACAGAAGGGTATATCGAAATTTTAGAACGGCATTGA
- a CDS encoding alpha/beta fold hydrolase codes for MSKKNILPDLLLRKHNRRKNTRLLQIHTPNRIVESRYVKIGGIDQWVTIRGEDYHNPVLLFIHGGPASPYSIFSPLLRSWEKHFTIVQWDQRGAGKTFTRNGKDGSGTITFDRLAQDGIELAEYLCSKLRHQKVILIGSSVGSLIGIMMAKQRPDLFYAYVGTDQNAPDPQHQTYKVTLGAFRNAGHAKGVHLVEKMGPDPTQWSRKDFERRNQYLVKVINDVPNMIMDLILPSMLSSPEHKFSDLIHIFKGMNYTLGHLFDELVAFDFDKVGLCFELPFFIMHGDQDIITPTATAKAYFAKIEAPFKEYVRIRNAGHLACFARPEQFLEELMKRVRPLAAGTENELQMV; via the coding sequence ATGAGTAAAAAGAACATCCTGCCGGATTTATTACTGCGAAAACACAATCGGCGTAAGAACACCAGGCTGCTTCAGATTCATACGCCGAATCGAATCGTTGAAAGTCGTTACGTGAAAATCGGCGGTATCGACCAATGGGTAACTATACGGGGAGAGGATTACCATAACCCCGTTCTATTGTTCATCCATGGCGGACCAGCTTCCCCGTATTCCATTTTCAGCCCGTTATTGCGTTCGTGGGAGAAGCATTTCACAATCGTTCAATGGGATCAGCGAGGCGCTGGCAAAACCTTCACCAGGAACGGAAAAGACGGAAGCGGTACGATCACCTTCGACCGCCTTGCTCAGGACGGCATCGAGTTGGCGGAATATCTGTGCAGCAAACTCCGGCATCAGAAAGTGATTCTCATCGGCAGTTCAGTAGGCAGTCTGATTGGAATTATGATGGCTAAACAGCGTCCCGACCTGTTTTACGCGTATGTCGGTACAGATCAAAATGCTCCGGATCCTCAGCATCAAACGTACAAAGTGACGCTAGGTGCTTTCCGCAATGCTGGCCATGCGAAGGGAGTTCATTTGGTCGAGAAAATGGGGCCGGATCCCACGCAATGGAGCCGCAAAGATTTCGAACGGAGGAATCAGTATCTGGTTAAAGTGATCAACGATGTGCCAAATATGATTATGGACCTCATACTGCCGTCTATGCTCTCTTCCCCGGAACACAAGTTCAGTGATCTCATCCATATTTTTAAAGGGATGAATTACACCCTTGGCCACCTGTTTGACGAGTTAGTGGCTTTTGACTTCGACAAGGTTGGACTGTGCTTTGAATTGCCTTTCTTTATTATGCATGGCGATCAAGATATCATAACGCCAACTGCAACGGCAAAAGCATACTTCGCCAAGATTGAAGCTCCTTTCAAAGAATATGTTCGGATTCGGAATGCCGGTCATCTTGCTTGTTTTGCCCGGCCGGAGCAATTCTTAGAGGAACTTATGAAGCGGGTACGTCCTCTAGCGGCCGGAACAGAGAACGAATTGCAGATGGTATAA
- a CDS encoding TetR/AcrR family transcriptional regulator, with amino-acid sequence MSPLNKHQLNLIRDERREQIKQAALKLFARRGYPGTKTSMIAAEAGISEGLIFRYFKSKEELFTTLVQELMEEAEKETENLQYLSGSPYEQIKTLTQGMLDESSKYAFMFILRARKTGEIPEAAARILEQHSVDVVLDRLIPIFVQGQQAGEFSSGDPRKLLAWYFYIINCLILEEVEMEEYGLPDVDFLMRLLTNGKS; translated from the coding sequence TTGTCCCCATTAAATAAACACCAGCTGAATCTGATCCGCGACGAGCGCAGAGAACAGATTAAGCAAGCGGCGCTTAAACTATTTGCCCGGCGCGGATACCCGGGAACGAAGACGAGTATGATCGCTGCGGAAGCTGGTATCAGCGAAGGCCTTATTTTCCGGTATTTCAAATCCAAAGAAGAGCTGTTCACTACGCTCGTTCAAGAGTTAATGGAAGAAGCGGAGAAGGAAACCGAGAACCTTCAATATTTGTCCGGCTCTCCCTATGAACAAATCAAGACTTTAACCCAAGGCATGCTGGACGAGAGCAGTAAATATGCATTTATGTTCATTCTAAGGGCACGTAAGACGGGTGAAATTCCAGAGGCTGCAGCACGGATTCTGGAACAACATTCAGTGGATGTTGTACTCGACAGGCTGATTCCAATCTTTGTTCAAGGGCAGCAAGCTGGAGAATTCTCCTCGGGAGATCCACGGAAGCTGTTGGCCTGGTACTTTTACATCATCAATTGTCTTATTTTGGAGGAAGTTGAGATGGAAGAGTACGGGTTACCGGATGTGGACTTCTTAATGCGATTATTG